A genome region from Bacteroides stercoris ATCC 43183 includes the following:
- a CDS encoding SusC/RagA family TonB-linked outer membrane protein: MKRKLMLLLACLFVGIGLVTAQTQKVTGVVISEEDGQPVIGASVLVKGTQIGAITNVDGDFTLLNVPSSAKTLQISYIGMQTQEVAIKPNLKVVLKPDTEVLDEVVVVAYGTASRQSITGAVASIDSKKLEMRPVTEVTGTLEGAAPGIQVNNSYGEPGSDKSEIRIRGFGSVNGTNAPLIVVDGSPYGGSLNDINPQDIESISVLKDASSAALYGNKAANGVIMITTKKGKSHKLNFRIGVKQGMYTRGIPEYDKLGVNQWMEAMRSGMQSYWEKDGGVTPQQAFEASKTVNDDIVFSPIFDKNGAAMFDENGKFVAKVKPGYNDLDWLKALERTGYRQEYTASADAMGEKYDIFSSFGYLNEKGYIIGSDYDRFTARLKANYQPTSWFKTGVSLSGTMSGSNYQANAHDAYFANPFYTAGQMAPVYPYLMHNEDGSVATDGNGNSYDISNYDYLSGRNIIYEIQNDISRKERNAVSGQIYGTISFLKDFAATVRGDLYNVNNTEKAFNNPYCGDGAANNGRLSKVHDRTREYRFTQELTWTHDFDKHHIDVLLAHESFKHSYNYDFMMKEQMKVSGNTEMSNFAKMTSIDGYNQEYTTESYLSRARYNFAERYFLDASFRRDGSSRFSDPWGNFWSLGASWIISQEKFMKDLTWIDNLKFRVSYGEVGNDAGADYYAYKELFYSDVNAGIGAFYKIQIPNKNLKWETSGSLDIALEGRLFNRFNFSLDFFNKTSKDLLFTVHNPLSAGATDWFATSDETPSGMSQYFANIGSVRNTGLEVAMDVDAIRTKDWKWNIGLNLTTIHNEITKLPGGKDILHGTQNYSEGHSIYEFYTYTYAGVDQMNGRALYNANSQLGESTINALKAQDEYVTINGKNYVYNTSYAEKEWQGSALPDVYGSINTSLTWKDLTLSVLCTYSLGGKVYDYNYQGLMYTTTNGPGALHKDVLNGWQAVPEGMTEDSPNRLNPNGTPQFDLSSLASTSYGASSRWLTDASYFVIKNINLNYSFPKKVVTKWGLGGLSVYGSIENAATFTARKGMNPQYSFTGSQDNTFVAARVFTLGLNLNF; this comes from the coding sequence ATGAAAAGAAAATTAATGCTGTTATTGGCCTGCCTTTTTGTGGGTATAGGTCTGGTAACTGCCCAAACACAGAAAGTCACAGGTGTTGTGATTTCTGAAGAAGATGGGCAGCCAGTTATTGGAGCTTCTGTATTGGTAAAAGGTACGCAAATCGGTGCTATTACCAATGTAGATGGTGATTTTACATTACTGAATGTACCAAGTTCTGCGAAAACTTTGCAGATTTCATACATCGGTATGCAGACTCAGGAAGTGGCTATCAAACCGAACTTAAAAGTGGTATTGAAGCCTGATACTGAGGTACTTGATGAAGTTGTCGTTGTTGCTTACGGTACTGCTAGCCGCCAGTCCATTACAGGTGCTGTAGCTTCTATCGACTCAAAGAAACTGGAGATGCGCCCTGTTACTGAAGTAACGGGAACTTTGGAAGGTGCTGCTCCCGGTATTCAGGTGAATAACTCATATGGCGAGCCGGGTAGCGATAAATCCGAAATCCGTATTCGCGGATTTGGTTCTGTAAACGGAACTAATGCTCCGCTGATTGTCGTAGACGGCTCTCCTTATGGCGGAAGCTTGAATGATATCAATCCGCAGGATATTGAATCTATTTCTGTTCTGAAAGATGCTTCATCTGCCGCTCTTTATGGTAATAAGGCTGCTAATGGAGTTATCATGATTACCACTAAAAAAGGTAAAAGTCATAAGTTGAACTTCCGGATTGGTGTGAAGCAGGGTATGTATACCCGTGGTATACCGGAATATGACAAATTGGGCGTAAACCAATGGATGGAAGCTATGCGTTCCGGTATGCAAAGCTATTGGGAAAAAGACGGTGGAGTTACTCCGCAACAAGCATTCGAAGCATCTAAAACAGTCAATGATGACATTGTTTTTTCTCCTATCTTTGATAAGAACGGTGCTGCCATGTTCGATGAAAATGGAAAGTTCGTTGCAAAGGTAAAACCCGGTTACAATGATTTGGATTGGTTGAAGGCATTGGAGCGCACAGGTTATCGTCAGGAATACACAGCCAGTGCGGATGCTATGGGAGAAAAGTATGATATTTTCTCTTCTTTCGGCTATTTGAATGAGAAAGGATATATCATTGGCTCGGATTATGACCGTTTCACTGCACGTTTGAAGGCTAACTATCAGCCGACTTCCTGGTTTAAAACAGGTGTAAGTCTGAGCGGAACAATGTCCGGCTCTAATTATCAGGCTAATGCTCATGATGCATATTTTGCTAATCCGTTCTATACAGCCGGTCAGATGGCACCGGTCTATCCTTATTTGATGCATAATGAAGACGGAAGCGTGGCTACAGATGGCAACGGTAACTCTTATGATATAAGTAACTATGATTATTTGAGTGGTCGTAATATTATTTATGAGATTCAGAATGATATCAGCCGTAAGGAACGTAATGCCGTATCAGGTCAGATATATGGTACGATTTCTTTCTTGAAAGATTTTGCGGCTACTGTAAGGGGGGACCTCTATAATGTAAATAACACGGAAAAAGCCTTCAATAACCCCTATTGCGGTGACGGTGCTGCTAACAACGGCCGTCTTTCAAAAGTACATGACCGTACACGCGAATACCGTTTTACACAGGAACTGACATGGACTCACGATTTTGATAAGCACCATATCGATGTATTGCTGGCTCACGAATCTTTCAAGCACTCCTATAATTATGATTTCATGATGAAGGAACAGATGAAAGTCAGTGGAAATACGGAGATGAGCAATTTTGCAAAAATGACAAGTATCGATGGTTATAACCAAGAATACACTACGGAAAGCTATCTTTCCCGTGCACGCTATAATTTTGCGGAAAGATACTTCCTGGATGCTTCATTCCGTCGCGACGGTTCTTCACGTTTCTCCGATCCGTGGGGTAATTTCTGGTCGCTGGGTGCAAGCTGGATTATTTCTCAGGAGAAGTTCATGAAAGACCTTACATGGATTGATAATTTGAAGTTCCGTGTTTCTTACGGTGAAGTTGGTAATGATGCCGGTGCCGATTATTATGCTTACAAGGAACTGTTCTATTCGGATGTCAATGCCGGTATCGGTGCGTTCTATAAAATTCAGATACCTAATAAGAACTTGAAATGGGAAACTTCCGGTTCATTGGATATCGCGTTGGAAGGTCGTTTGTTCAACCGTTTCAATTTCTCTTTGGATTTCTTCAATAAAACATCTAAAGATTTGCTTTTCACGGTTCACAATCCGCTTTCTGCCGGTGCAACCGACTGGTTTGCCACTTCTGACGAGACGCCGTCCGGAATGTCACAATATTTTGCTAACATAGGTAGTGTTCGCAATACCGGTCTTGAAGTTGCTATGGATGTAGATGCCATCCGGACTAAAGATTGGAAGTGGAATATCGGTTTGAACCTGACTACTATCCATAACGAAATTACAAAATTGCCCGGCGGTAAAGACATTCTGCATGGAACACAGAATTACAGTGAAGGACACAGCATCTATGAATTCTATACTTATACTTATGCCGGAGTAGACCAAATGAACGGACGTGCGCTTTATAATGCAAACTCACAGCTGGGTGAAAGTACAATCAATGCTTTGAAAGCTCAAGATGAGTATGTTACTATCAACGGTAAAAACTACGTGTACAATACATCATATGCCGAAAAAGAATGGCAAGGCAGTGCACTGCCCGATGTATATGGAAGTATCAATACCTCTTTGACATGGAAAGACCTGACACTTTCCGTACTCTGTACATATTCATTGGGCGGAAAAGTATATGATTATAATTATCAAGGATTAATGTATACTACGACTAATGGTCCGGGAGCCTTGCATAAGGATGTGCTGAATGGCTGGCAAGCTGTTCCGGAAGGTATGACCGAAGATTCTCCCAATCGTTTGAATCCGAACGGTACGCCTCAGTTCGACCTTTCAAGCTTGGCTTCTACTTCTTATGGTGCAAGTTCACGCTGGCTGACGGATGCTTCTTATTTTGTCATCAAAAATATCAATCTGAACTATTCTTTCCCAAAGAAAGTCGTTACAAAATGGGGATTGGGTGGATTGAGCGTTTACGGCTCCATTGAAAATGCGGCTACTTTTACGGCGCGTAAGGGTATGAATCCTCAATATAGCTTCACCGGTTCTCAAGATAATACATTCGTTGCGGCACGTGTGTTTACGCTCGGACTTAATTTAAACTTCTAA
- a CDS encoding site-specific integrase, translating to MNKIIYSLVYNRKKCLNKRGMALVQVEAYLDRKKKYFSTKVYLKPEQWDAKKLVVKNHPNADALNRLIYEFVAAIEKKELELWQQGKRISLELLKDALATRENNSSFISFFKQEVSNSSLKDSTKRNHLSTLLLLQEFKRDIVFSDLTFEFVSSFEYFLQQKGYHTNTIAKHMKHLKRHINIAINKEYIEIQKYAFRKYKIKTVENKHTHLVPEELEQLERLSLTDKHMKLQKSLDAFLFCCYAGMRYSDFTNLSKKNIVDINQETWLIYKSVKTGTEVRLPLYLLFAGKGIVILNKYRNNLEDFFRLRDNSNINKDLIIIAKLAGLSKKISFHTARHTNATLLIYNGVNITTVQKLLGHKSVKTTQVYTNIMDMTIVHDLEKIKQAALGIKKKTDNSFNK from the coding sequence ATGAATAAAATTATTTACAGTCTTGTGTACAACAGAAAGAAATGTCTGAACAAAAGAGGAATGGCACTGGTACAAGTAGAAGCTTATTTGGACAGAAAGAAGAAATACTTTTCAACCAAAGTCTATCTGAAACCGGAACAATGGGATGCAAAAAAACTAGTTGTAAAAAACCACCCTAATGCAGATGCTCTCAACCGCCTGATTTACGAATTTGTCGCAGCAATAGAGAAAAAAGAATTGGAATTATGGCAGCAGGGCAAACGTATATCATTGGAATTATTAAAGGATGCTTTAGCTACCAGAGAGAACAATTCTTCATTTATATCTTTCTTTAAGCAAGAGGTTTCGAATTCGTCTTTAAAGGACAGCACCAAACGCAATCATCTTTCTACTCTTCTATTGCTGCAAGAATTCAAAAGGGATATAGTATTTTCCGATTTGACATTCGAGTTTGTTTCATCTTTTGAGTACTTCCTGCAACAGAAAGGATATCATACCAATACCATTGCGAAACATATGAAACATTTAAAACGCCACATAAATATTGCTATTAATAAAGAATATATTGAAATCCAGAAATATGCTTTCAGGAAGTATAAAATAAAAACCGTGGAAAACAAACACACCCATTTAGTACCAGAAGAACTGGAACAATTGGAACGTTTGAGCCTGACGGACAAGCATATGAAACTGCAAAAGTCCTTGGATGCTTTTCTGTTCTGCTGTTATGCAGGAATGCGATACTCTGATTTTACAAATTTATCAAAGAAAAACATTGTAGATATAAATCAGGAAACGTGGCTTATATATAAATCTGTAAAGACCGGAACAGAAGTGCGGTTACCCCTTTATCTCCTTTTTGCAGGCAAAGGAATTGTAATCCTTAATAAATACCGCAATAATCTGGAGGATTTTTTCCGCTTAAGAGATAACTCAAATATTAATAAAGACCTGATAATCATTGCGAAATTGGCAGGGTTATCAAAAAAGATTTCATTTCACACAGCCCGTCACACCAATGCAACTTTACTTATATATAATGGTGTAAATATCACTACTGTACAAAAGCTGCTTGGTCATAAAAGCGTAAAAACGACACAAGTGTATACCAATATTATGGATATGACGATTGTCCATGACTTGGAAAAAATAAAGCAAGCAGCACTTGGTATCAAAAAAAAGACAGATAACAGCTTTAATAAGTAG
- a CDS encoding SusC/RagA family TonB-linked outer membrane protein, whose amino-acid sequence MSSAKTLQISYIGMQTQEVAIKPNLKVILKSDTELLDEVTVVAYGTKRKQDLVGSISSVKNEIISNSQAASVSNALEGAVAGLQVVSSSGQPGQDADIVLRGIGSISASNNALIVVDGVPFNGKLSDINPTDIASVNVSKDAVSNSLYGSRAAGGVVMITTKTGRKDKVSINFDGSWGVAQRAYKDYDMATDPGEFYRLTWYGIRNTYWAAGNSIEDSNLAASQDLLGELGNYNAYIIPQGEYLVTPDGKLNPNARLRYDDTFADALFDNAFRQEYNVSASGGNDRTDFYVSMGYLDNDSYVLGSSYERFTARANVNSQLKSWLKVGTNVGYSKATQNGVQENAGTASNPFAVARSWAPIFPVHAYDTEGNMKYYEDGRPMYDAGNGETDGTSKRPTATNQNVIANMREDIRESVYNNLTSRSYIEISFLKNFKFTANYSYDFTNDSETLYYTPTIGDGQSFGGRGTQASINTTTTNFNQILAYSNVFGDYHHLSAKVGHEYYKYEYDYFDGQKTNFFNPSNPELNNGGQMQYINSYKVNHNIEGYFGMADYDYNNKYYISAAFRRDGTSRFLDRWGNFWSVGAAWRISNEAFMDGTDAWLNDLKIRASYGTQGNENILSDEGYAYVYTPYQDQYTVTWNGAELGYSPEFYGNPDLTWEKQKTFDVGVDFRLFDRVYGSFEYFYRRTDDMLFKRPVAFSTAGRPYNWENLGAMKNTGIEFDVNVDIFNQPDLKWTVSLVGSHYKNRILTLPEENRKDGITSGPFNLREGKSRFEYYTYMYAGMDEKGNAMWYMDETNDKGEVIGRTTTTTYAEATRYFIGKSALPDFNGGFSTTFSYKGIDLSIATAFQIGGYAYDYSYLDGMSSSFYVGHNKDMWKTFNPETGTGSLPIWNADNASNSFTQQSDLNLIKASYFSIRNITLGYTLPKNLMQKFGIEKLRIYATADNLALWSKRQGFDPRVAMAGADDKYGGYSPMRVISGGINLTF is encoded by the coding sequence ATGAGTTCTGCGAAAACTTTGCAAATTTCATACATCGGTATGCAGACTCAGGAAGTGGCTATCAAACCAAACCTAAAAGTAATATTAAAGTCTGATACGGAGCTGCTTGATGAAGTAACCGTAGTAGCTTATGGCACTAAACGTAAGCAGGATCTAGTAGGCTCCATCAGTAGTGTGAAAAATGAAATTATCAGCAATTCGCAGGCTGCATCCGTTTCAAACGCACTCGAAGGAGCTGTAGCCGGCTTACAGGTAGTAAGTTCTTCCGGACAGCCGGGACAGGATGCCGATATCGTCCTGCGCGGTATAGGTTCTATTTCAGCTAGCAATAATGCGTTGATTGTGGTAGATGGCGTGCCTTTCAACGGTAAGTTGTCGGATATCAACCCTACAGATATTGCTTCGGTGAACGTATCGAAAGATGCTGTTTCCAACTCCTTGTATGGTTCTCGTGCAGCCGGAGGTGTAGTTATGATTACGACCAAGACCGGACGTAAGGACAAAGTATCCATTAACTTTGACGGTAGTTGGGGGGTGGCACAGCGTGCGTATAAGGATTATGACATGGCTACCGATCCCGGAGAGTTCTATCGCCTGACTTGGTACGGTATTCGTAATACCTATTGGGCAGCCGGAAACTCCATTGAAGATTCTAATTTGGCAGCCAGTCAGGATTTGCTAGGCGAACTGGGTAATTACAATGCTTACATTATTCCGCAAGGAGAATATCTGGTGACACCTGATGGTAAACTTAACCCCAATGCGCGTTTGCGTTATGATGACACTTTTGCTGATGCCTTGTTCGACAACGCTTTCCGTCAGGAATATAATGTGTCTGCATCAGGCGGTAACGACCGTACGGATTTCTATGTATCTATGGGATATTTGGACAATGACTCTTATGTATTAGGTTCTTCTTATGAACGTTTTACAGCTCGCGCCAATGTTAACTCCCAACTGAAGTCTTGGTTGAAAGTAGGTACCAATGTAGGGTATTCCAAAGCTACTCAAAACGGTGTACAGGAAAATGCCGGAACTGCTTCTAATCCTTTCGCTGTGGCACGCTCCTGGGCTCCTATCTTCCCGGTTCATGCCTATGACACAGAAGGTAACATGAAATATTATGAAGACGGACGTCCCATGTATGATGCCGGAAACGGTGAAACAGACGGTACATCCAAACGCCCTACTGCAACTAATCAAAATGTGATAGCCAACATGAGAGAGGACATCCGTGAAAGCGTGTATAATAACCTGACTTCACGTTCATATATAGAAATCTCATTCTTGAAGAATTTCAAGTTTACGGCAAATTACAGTTATGATTTTACGAATGACAGCGAAACACTCTATTACACGCCAACTATCGGTGACGGACAGTCGTTCGGTGGTCGAGGTACACAGGCAAGTATCAACACAACAACTACCAACTTCAACCAAATTTTGGCCTACAGCAATGTATTCGGCGATTACCACCACTTATCGGCTAAGGTCGGTCATGAATACTATAAGTATGAATACGACTATTTTGACGGACAGAAAACAAACTTTTTTAATCCGAGCAATCCGGAACTGAACAATGGTGGACAGATGCAATACATCAATAGCTACAAGGTGAACCACAACATCGAAGGCTATTTCGGTATGGCAGACTATGATTACAATAACAAATATTATATCTCAGCAGCTTTCCGCCGCGACGGTACTTCCCGCTTCCTGGACCGTTGGGGTAATTTCTGGTCGGTAGGGGCCGCTTGGCGTATTTCCAATGAAGCATTCATGGACGGAACGGACGCTTGGTTAAATGACCTGAAAATACGTGCTTCATATGGTACCCAGGGTAATGAAAATATACTTTCGGATGAAGGTTACGCCTATGTATACACACCTTACCAAGACCAATATACGGTTACTTGGAATGGTGCTGAATTAGGCTATTCACCGGAATTTTACGGTAATCCGGATTTGACATGGGAAAAGCAGAAAACTTTTGACGTGGGTGTAGACTTCCGCTTGTTCGACCGGGTATATGGTTCATTTGAATACTTCTATCGCCGTACAGATGATATGCTTTTCAAGCGTCCCGTAGCTTTCTCTACAGCCGGACGTCCATATAACTGGGAAAACCTGGGTGCGATGAAAAACACCGGTATAGAGTTCGATGTAAATGTAGATATTTTCAATCAGCCTGACTTGAAGTGGACGGTATCGCTTGTGGGTTCCCACTACAAAAACCGCATCTTGACGCTGCCCGAAGAAAATCGCAAAGATGGTATTACCAGTGGTCCATTCAACCTGCGTGAAGGCAAGAGCCGCTTTGAATACTATACTTATATGTATGCCGGTATGGATGAAAAAGGAAATGCCATGTGGTACATGGACGAAACAAATGATAAAGGAGAAGTAATAGGCCGCACTACCACTACTACTTACGCCGAGGCAACCCGCTATTTCATCGGCAAATCTGCATTGCCTGATTTTAATGGCGGTTTCAGTACTACTTTCTCTTACAAAGGTATTGATCTTTCTATAGCAACGGCTTTCCAGATTGGAGGCTATGCTTATGATTATTCCTATTTGGATGGTATGAGCTCCTCATTCTATGTAGGTCATAACAAGGATATGTGGAAGACGTTCAATCCGGAGACAGGTACAGGCTCACTCCCTATCTGGAATGCGGACAATGCTTCTAACTCTTTCACTCAGCAGTCAGACCTCAATCTGATAAAGGCCAGCTACTTCAGTATCCGTAACATTACTTTGGGTTACACATTACCAAAAAACCTGATGCAGAAATTCGGTATTGAAAAGTTGCGCATTTATGCTACAGCAGACAATCTTGCCTTGTGGTCCAAACGTCAAGGATTTGACCCCCGTGTGGCAATGGCAGGCGCTGACGATAAATATGGAGGCTATTCTCCGATGCGTGTGATTTCAGGAGGTATCAACCTTACATTCTAA
- a CDS encoding RagB/SusD family nutrient uptake outer membrane protein, whose amino-acid sequence MKIIKYMMQVLVVGSLLTSCVEDADVTAYLTEDQLSNVAQDDPDKTFSAAVAGMYSDMQKYYDTDMQHNYFGQKSFDYLTSLMGNDMIMTGRFGMSLYHYLLDYWQQNYTPTNNRWKEYYRVIANANNILKLIDPSSEDPANLKYRAIALGFRGYAYLQLTYLYQHSYYTGADGTKWGRGEKYDFSQSPCVPLITEKTEGDQPRATVAQIYEQIMSDLTTAFSFFKQLDMVHTSSPTDMDGCVVAMHLARANMVIHEWDKAIEYAQVVIDNIPMLTNENQILQGFSNISLPDVVFGCDITADNSTIYASYFSQMDAYSEGYAGIGVWRAAFKPFVDRIADNDIRLQWFCCDRSTGVDTEDKDGKPIRVTLLRDTETPASVEYQAVKFIGTGRENIQAGTFSGWELGDYIYMRSEEAYLIKIEALAHKNSPDAVTELENFMKTRQPDYDYTFTNKADLIEEIIYQKRVEFWGEGLEYIDNRRLNIPVDRTDETWGAENNNHFSAAKFRYNQEERPFLYQLPISEIENNSQISPSDQN is encoded by the coding sequence ATGAAGATAATAAAATATATGATGCAGGTACTCGTTGTCGGCAGCCTGCTTACATCTTGTGTTGAAGATGCCGATGTTACCGCTTATTTGACCGAAGACCAACTGAGCAATGTGGCTCAGGACGACCCTGATAAAACTTTTTCGGCCGCTGTGGCAGGTATGTATTCTGATATGCAAAAGTATTATGATACCGATATGCAACATAATTATTTCGGTCAAAAGAGCTTTGATTACCTGACATCGTTGATGGGTAACGACATGATTATGACCGGACGTTTCGGTATGAGTCTCTATCATTATTTGTTGGATTATTGGCAACAGAACTATACTCCGACCAACAATCGCTGGAAAGAATACTATCGTGTCATAGCCAATGCCAATAATATTCTCAAACTGATTGACCCCAGCAGTGAAGATCCTGCCAATTTGAAATATCGTGCCATCGCTCTCGGCTTCCGTGGCTATGCCTACTTGCAACTAACCTATCTGTACCAGCACTCTTATTATACCGGTGCAGACGGAACGAAATGGGGACGTGGAGAGAAATATGACTTCTCGCAATCTCCGTGCGTGCCACTTATTACAGAAAAAACGGAAGGCGACCAGCCACGTGCTACTGTAGCCCAGATATATGAGCAAATCATGAGCGACCTTACTACCGCCTTCAGCTTCTTCAAACAGTTGGATATGGTACACACCTCCTCACCTACGGATATGGATGGTTGCGTAGTAGCTATGCACTTGGCCCGTGCAAATATGGTTATCCATGAATGGGATAAAGCGATAGAATATGCGCAAGTAGTGATAGACAACATCCCTATGTTAACGAATGAAAATCAGATACTGCAAGGGTTCAGTAACATCAGCCTGCCGGATGTGGTATTCGGCTGCGACATTACTGCAGATAATAGTACGATTTATGCATCTTACTTCTCGCAGATGGATGCTTACAGTGAAGGCTATGCTGGTATCGGTGTATGGCGTGCCGCCTTTAAGCCGTTTGTAGACCGCATCGCGGATAATGATATTCGTCTGCAATGGTTCTGCTGCGACCGTTCTACAGGTGTGGATACTGAAGATAAAGACGGTAAGCCTATCCGTGTGACATTGTTGCGTGATACTGAGACGCCAGCTTCCGTAGAATATCAGGCTGTGAAATTCATCGGCACAGGTCGTGAAAATATCCAGGCAGGTACATTCAGCGGTTGGGAATTGGGAGACTATATCTATATGCGTTCGGAAGAAGCTTATCTGATAAAGATAGAAGCTTTGGCACACAAGAATTCTCCGGATGCTGTAACCGAACTGGAAAACTTCATGAAGACCCGTCAACCCGATTATGATTACACCTTTACGAACAAAGCCGACTTGATAGAGGAAATCATTTATCAAAAACGTGTAGAGTTCTGGGGAGAAGGCTTGGAATATATTGACAATCGTCGTTTGAATATTCCTGTAGACCGTACAGATGAAACCTGGGGTGCAGAAAACAACAATCACTTCTCTGCTGCCAAGTTCCGTTATAATCAGGAAGAACGTCCGTTCCTTTATCAGTTGCCTATCTCGGAAATAGAGAATAATTCTCAGATTTCTCCGAGTGACCAGAATTGA
- a CDS encoding AAA family ATPase — protein MTKINPFITSGYISAKYFCDRITETTTLTRYITNGNNVALISPRRLGKTGLIEHCFHQQQIRKVYHTFLIDIYATKNFQEFVFELGKGILNGLKPRGRKAWELFLKCLSSLRTSISFDFSGNPSWNLEMGDIKTPAITLDEIFRYLEEADKPCLISIDEFQVIAKYPEGDVEAILRTHIQHCSNAKFIYDGSQRHMMGEIFTSPSRPFYQSTAIMELSPINADIYTEFIKRHFAENKKKIAVETIQEVYKRFEGITWYIQFMANSLYAMTAEGEECTVDKVNFAIENILSQLNFTYSSLLFQLPPKQKEVLIAICKEGKAQEITSSKFLKTYKLTASSVQGAIRGLLDKDFVTNELGVYSVYDKFFDIWLRKRIS, from the coding sequence ATGACAAAAATAAACCCTTTCATAACCAGTGGCTATATTTCAGCAAAGTACTTTTGCGACCGTATAACCGAAACAACTACATTGACACGTTATATAACCAACGGGAATAATGTAGCTTTGATATCCCCTCGCCGTTTAGGAAAAACCGGGCTGATAGAGCATTGTTTTCATCAGCAACAAATAAGGAAAGTATATCACACATTTTTAATCGATATATATGCAACAAAGAATTTTCAGGAGTTTGTATTTGAACTTGGTAAAGGTATTCTGAATGGTTTGAAGCCGCGTGGAAGAAAAGCATGGGAGCTGTTTCTCAAATGTTTATCCTCTCTTCGCACCAGTATCTCTTTTGATTTCAGTGGTAATCCCAGTTGGAATTTGGAAATGGGTGATATAAAGACTCCCGCTATAACGCTTGATGAAATATTCCGTTATTTGGAAGAAGCGGATAAGCCTTGCCTGATTTCCATTGATGAGTTTCAAGTCATAGCCAAATATCCGGAAGGGGATGTTGAAGCCATATTACGGACACATATCCAACATTGTTCCAATGCAAAATTTATCTATGACGGTTCGCAACGTCATATGATGGGAGAGATATTTACTAGTCCGTCACGTCCGTTTTACCAAAGTACGGCCATTATGGAACTGTCTCCTATTAATGCAGATATTTATACGGAATTCATAAAAAGACACTTTGCGGAGAATAAGAAAAAAATTGCAGTAGAAACAATTCAAGAAGTTTATAAACGTTTTGAAGGAATAACCTGGTACATTCAGTTTATGGCAAACTCGCTTTATGCAATGACTGCTGAAGGTGAGGAGTGTACTGTTGATAAAGTGAATTTTGCCATTGAAAATATTTTGTCACAACTGAATTTTACCTATTCTTCACTTCTGTTTCAACTCCCACCTAAACAAAAAGAAGTCCTCATTGCTATTTGTAAGGAAGGAAAGGCTCAGGAAATCACTTCCTCTAAATTTTTAAAAACTTATAAGCTAACAGCGAGTTCTGTGCAAGGAGCCATAAGAGGACTTTTAGATAAAGATTTTGTAACTAATGAATTGGGAGTGTATAGCGTGTATGACAAGTTCTTCGATATTTGGTTAAGGAAACGGATCAGTTAA